A single region of the Vicia villosa cultivar HV-30 ecotype Madison, WI linkage group LG4, Vvil1.0, whole genome shotgun sequence genome encodes:
- the LOC131596587 gene encoding arabinosyltransferase RRA3-like, with translation MAGRRDALLTRDKNHPITTSRIAVAVFVGVLLGCIFAFFSPHGFFTSIPTPPILNNKMTLSACESPEQLNALKLNIQSAKEKNSDLKKEVKSLMERLRLAEQGKGHAREQFVVLGENHKAGPFGTVKALRTNPPVIPDESVNPRLAKLLEEVAIYKEVVVVLANTNVLEMLQVWFTNIKRVGILNYLVVALDDRIEEFCKSNDVPVYRRDPDQGVDSIAKSGGNHAVSGLKFRILREFLQLGYGVLLSDVDIVYLQNPFDYIYRDSDVESMSDGHNNHTAYGYNDVFDEPSMGWARYAHTMRIWVYNSGFFYIRPTLPSIELLDRVADRLSKEKAWDQAVFNEELFFPSHPGYDGLHAAKRTMDMYLFMNSKVLFKTVRKNAKLKKLKPVIVHVNYHPDKLVRMKAVVEFYVNGKQDALDSFPDGSD, from the exons ATGGCGGGTCGTAGAGATGCGTTACTCACCAGAGATAAAAACCATCCCATCACCACATCTCGAATTGCCGTCGCCGTTTTCGTCGGTGTTCTTCTTGGCTGCATCTTCGCTTTCTTCTCACCACATGGATTCTTCACTTCCATTCCAACTCCTCCAATTCTCAATAACAAG ATGACTTTGTCTGCTTGTGAATCGCCGGAACAACTTAATGCGTTGAAATTGAATATTCAATCAGCTAAAGAGAAGAATTCTGACTTGAAGAAGGAGGTGAAAAGTCTAATGGAAAGGTTGCGTTTGGCGGAGCAAGGAAAGGGTCATGCAAGGGAACAATTTGTTGTGCTTGGTGAGAATCACAAGGCTGGTCCTTTTGGTACTGTCAAGGCTCTCAGAACAAACCCTCCTGTTATTCCTGATGAATCGGTGAATCCTAGATTGGCGAAACTCTTGGAGGAAGTTGCTATTTATAAAGAGGTTGTTGTTGTTCTGGCTAATACTAATGTGTTGGAGATGTTGCAAGTATGGTTCACCAATATCAAGAGGGTTGGCATTCTTAACTATTTGGTTGTTGCATTAGATGACAGAATCGAAGAGTTTTGTAAGTCGAATGATGTTCCTGTCTATAGAAGAGACCCGGATCAAGGCGTTGATTCGATTGCCAAGTCGGGTGGGAACCATGCTGTTTCAGGATTGAAATTTCGCATTTTGAGAGAGTTTCTGCAATTGGGTTACGGTGTTCTCCTCTCGGATGTCGATATTGTGTATTTGCAGAACCCCTTTGATTATATTTATAGGGATTCAGATGTGGAGTCAATGTCGGATGGTCATAATAATCATACGGCTTATGGATATAACGATGTCTTTGACGAACCTTCTATGGGTTGGGCTAGATATGCTCATACCATGAGAATATGGGTTTATAACTCTGGCTTTTTTTACATAAGACCTACACTTCCTTCAATTGAGCTTTTAGATCGCGTTGCCGACCGGCTTTCTAAAGAGAAAGCATGGGATCAGGCAGTTTTTAACGAAGAGCTCTTTTTCCCTTCACATCCTGGTTATGATGGACTTCATGCTGCAAAGAGAACAATGGATATGTACCTTTTTATGAACAGTAAAGTTCTGTTCAAAACTGTGAGAAAAAATGCTAAACTCAAGAAGTTGAAGCCGGTGATTGTACATGTTAACTATCATCCTGATAAACTTGTAAGGATGAAGGCTGTAGTTGAGTTCTATGTCAACGGGAAACAAGATGCGCTCGACAGTTTTCCAGATGGTTCGGATTAG